One window of the Zea mays cultivar B73 chromosome 3, Zm-B73-REFERENCE-NAM-5.0, whole genome shotgun sequence genome contains the following:
- the LOC103650065 gene encoding ABC transporter B family member 21: MHELGGKEQPYEGEQSREHTARRASSIAQSRGGERFVSAEARIFDAATAAMPESWRPAEANASSQPAAGTSGPSAQSPGNDAKGRAAGETPGAAEAAATRVPFHKLFAFADSTDVALMLLGALGAVANGAAMPFMTVLFGNLIDAFGGALSIHDVVNRVSMVSLDFVYLAIASAVASFVQVTCWMITGERQAARIRNLYLKTILRQEIAFFDKYTSTGEVVGRMSGDTVLIQDAMGEKVGKFIQLVVTFFGGFIVAFAQGWLLTLVMMATIPPLVVAGAVMSNVVTKMASLGQAAYAESSVVVEQTIGSIRTVASFTGEKRAVEKYNKSLKSAYKSSVREGLATGLGMGTVMLLLFCGYSLGIWSGAKLILEKGYTGAKVMNVIFAVLTGSLALGQASPSMKAFAGGQAAAYKMFETINRAPEIDAYSTTGRKLEDIRGEIEFRDVHFSYPTRPDEPIFRGFSLAIPSGTTIALVGQSGSGKSTVISLIERFYDPQLGDVLIDGVNLKEFQLRWIRSKIGLVSQEPVLFAASIKENIAYGKASATDQEVRAAAELANAAKFIDKMPQGFDTSVGEHGTQLSGGQKQRIAIARAILKDPRILLLDEATSALDAESERIVQEALDRVMSNRTTVIVAHRLSTVRNADTIAVIHQGTLVEKGPHNELLRDPEGAYSQLIKLQEANQQNNRKGDGNARLGKQMSMNKSASRRLSRDNSSHHSFSVPFGMPLGIEIQDGSSNKLCDEMPQEVPLSRLASLNKPEIPVLVLGSIASVISGVIFPIFAILLSNVIKAFYEPPHLLRRDSQFWASMFLVFGAVYFLSLPVSSYLFSIAGCRLIRRIRLMTFEKVVNMEVEWFDHPENSSGAIGARLSADAAKVRGLVGDALQLVVQNSSTLVAGLVIAFVSNWELSLIILALIPLIGLNGWIQMKFIQGFSADSKMMYEEASQVANDAVSSIRTVASFSAEEKVMDLYKKKCEGPLRTGIRTGIISGIGFGVSFFLLFGVYAASFYAGARLVEDRKTTFPKVFRVFLALAMAAIGVSQSSTLTSDSSKAKSAASSIFAIVDRKSRIDPSEDAGVTAETLRGNIEFQHVSFRYPTRPDVQIFRDLCLTIHAGKTVALVGESGSGKSTAISLLQRFYDPDVGHILLDGVDIRKFQLRWLRQQMGLVSQEPALFNDTIRANIAYGKDGQATESEIVSAAQLANAHKFISSALQGYDTMVGERGAQLSGGQKQRVAIARAIVKDPRILLLDEATSALDAESERIVQDALDRVMVNRTTVVVAHRLSTIQNADLIAVVRNGVIIEKGKHDALVNVKDGAYASLVALHSAASS, encoded by the exons ATGCATGAGCTAGGAGGTAAGGAACAACCATACGAGGGCGAGCAGAGCAGAGAGCACACGGCGCGCCGAGCTAGCAGCATTGCCCAATCTCGCGGCGGGGAGAGATTCGTGAGCGCGGAGGCGCGAATCTTCGACGCAGCGACGGCAGCCATGCCGGAGTCCTGGAGACCCGCCGAGGCGAATGCCTCGTCGCAGCCGGCGGCAGGCACGTCCGGCCCCTCGGCTCAGAGCCCTGGCAATGACGCCAAGGGACGCGCGGCGGGGGAAACCCCCGgcgcggcggaggcggcggcgacgCGAGTGCCGTTCCACAAGCTGTTCGCGTTCGCCGACTCCACCGACGTGGCGCTCATGCTCCTGGGCGCGCTCGGGGCCGTGGCCAACGGCGCCGCGATGCCCTTCATGACCGTGCTCTTCGGCAACCTCATCGACGCCTTCGGCGGCGCGCTCAGCATCCACGACGTCGTCAACCGGGTGTCCATGGTCTCTCTCGATTTCGTCTACCTCGCCATCGCCTCCGCCGTCGCTTCCTTCGTCC AGGTGACCTGCTGGATGATCACCGGCGAGCGCCAGGCGGCGCGGATACGGAACCTGTACCTCAAGACGATCCTGAGGCAAGAGATCGCCTTCTTCGACAAGTACACCAGCACCGGCGAGGTGGTGGGCAGGATGTCGGGCGACACCGTGCTGATCCAGGACGCCATGGGCGAGAAGGTCGGCAAGTTCATCCAGCTGGTGGTGAccttcttcggcggcttcatcgtcGCCTTCGCGCAGGGCTGGCTGCTGACCCTGGTCATGATGGCGACCATCCCGCCGCTCGTCGTGGCCGGCGCGGTCATGTCCAACGTCGTCACCAAGATGGCGTCCCTGGGCCAGGCGGCGTACGCGGAGTCGTCGGTGGTGGTGGAGCAGACCATCGGTTCCATCAGGACG GTTGCGTCTTTCACCGGCGAGAAACGGGCGGTGGAGAAGTACAACAAGTCCCTGAAGAGCGCGTACAAGTCCAGCGTCCGGGAGGGGCTCGCCACTGGGCTTGGCATGGGCACGGTCATGCTGCTCCTCTTCTGCGGCTACTCGCTGGGGATTTGGTCTGGCGCTAAGCTGATCCTGGAGAAGGGGTACACCGGAGCCAAGGTCATGAACGTGATCTTTGCGGTCCTCACTGGCTCTCT GGCTCTAGGTCAAGCGTCTCCAAGCATGAAAGCGTTTGCCGGCGGGCAGGCCGCTGCATACAAGATGTTCGAGACGATCAACAGAGCGCCGGAAATCGACGCGTACAGCACCACAGGAAGGAAGCTGGAGGACATCCGGGGGGAAATCGAGTTCAGGGACGTCCATTTCTCCTATCCGACGAGGCCTGACGAGCCGATATTCAGGGGTTTCTCCCTCGCCATACCCAGCGGCACGACGATCGCGCTGGTAGGCCAGAGCGGGAGCGGTAAATCCACTGTCATCAGCCTGATCGAGCGGTTCTACGACCCTCAGCTCGGCGACGTTCTGATAGATGGCGTCAATCTCAAGGAGTTCCAGCTGAGGTGGATCAGAAGCAAAATCGGCCTTGTCAGCCAGGAACCAGTCCTTTTCGCTGCCAGCATAAAGGAGAACATAGCCTACGGCAAAGCCAGCGCGACAGATCAGGAAGTCAGAGCTGCCGCTGAGCTTGCCAATGCTGCCAAGTTCATAGATAAAATGCCTCAG GGTTTCGATACCTCGGTTGGCGAGCATGGGACACAGCTCTCTGGTGGACAGAAGCAGAGGATCGCCATCGCAAGGGCTATTCTGAAAGATCCAAGAATTCTACTGTTAGATGAAGCTACAAGTGCGCTGGACGCCGAGTCTGAAAGGATCGTGCAGGAAGCTCTTGACAGGGTCATGTCGAATAGGACGACTGTCATAGTCGCACACCGTCTGAGCACCGTTAGAAACGCTGACACCATTGCCGTCATTCATCAAGGAACACTAGTTGAAAAGG GCCCACACAATGAGCTTCTAAGAGATCCAGAAGGAGCTTACAGCCAACTGATAAAGCTACAggaagcaaaccagcagaacaaccgGAAGGGTGATGGCAATGCTCGTCTAGGCAAACAGATGTCGATGAACAAGTCAGCTAGCAGGAGGTTGTCCCGTGATAACAGTAGCCACCATTCGTTCTCGGTGCCGTTCGGTATGCCTCTTGGGATTGAAATTCAGGATGGTTCATCCAACAAACTGTGCGACGAGATGCCACAGGAAGTGCCTCTCAGCCGGCTCGCGTCTCTTAACAAGCCAGAGATCCCGGTCCTCGTACTAGGTTCCATTGCCTCGGTCATCAGCGGAGTTATCTTCCCGATCTTCGCGATACTCCTGTCAAATGTGATAAAGGCGTTCTATGAGCCCCCACATCTCCTAAGGAGGGACTCACAGTTCTGGGCTTCCATGTTCCTGGTGTTTGGTGCGGTGTACTTCCTGTCGCTCCCCGTCAGTTCCTACCTTTTCTCCATAGCGGGGTGCAGGCTGATCAGAAGGATCCGGCTGATGACGTTTGAGAAGGTGGTGAATATGGAGGTCGAATGGTTTGATCACCCAGAAAACTCGAGCGGAGCGATCGGTGCAAGGCTGTCAGCTGATGCGGCCAAAGTTAGAGGACTTGTGGGAGACGCGCTCCAATTGGTTGTGCAGAACTCTTCGACACTAGTTGCTGGTTTGGTAATTGCATTCGTATCAAACTGGGAGCTATCTCTAATCAtcttagctttgataccactcatTGGCCTAAATGGATGGATCCAGATGAAGTTTATTCAGGGCTTCAGCGCAGACTCAAAG ATGATGTATGAGGAGGCAAGCCAGGTGGCTAATGATGCAGTAAGCAGCATAAGAACAGTGGCCTCATTCTCAGCTGAAGAGAAGGTCATGGATTTGTACAAGAAGAAATGTGAAGGTCCCCTAAGAACAGGAATCAGGACAGGGATTATAAGTGGCATCGGTTTTGGAGTTTCCTTTTTCTTGCTGTTTGGGGTCTATGCAGCTAGCTTCTATGCCGGTGCTCGGCTTGTCGAGGACAGGAAGACAACCTTTCCTAAAGTTTTCAGG GTTTTTCTTGCTCTTGCAATGGCGGCAATTGGAGTGTCGCAATCAAGTACCCTTACATCGGATTCTTCCAAAGCAAAATCAGCGGCGTCCTCTATATTTGCAATCGTAGACCGAAAATCAAGGATAGACCCAAGTGAGGATGCAGGGGTGACTGCTGAGACACTACGAGGAAATATCGAATTCCAGCACGTTAGCTTCAGGTATCCTACCAGGCCAGATGTCCAGATCTTCCGGGACCTTTGCCTGACAATTCATGCTGGAAAG ACTGTTGCGCTTGTTGGGGAGAGTGGGAGTGGCAAATCAACGGCAATTTCATTGCTCCAGAGGTTCTATGACCCAGATGTAGGCCACATACTACTAGATGGCGTGGACATACGCAAGTTCCAGCTTCGGTGGTTAAGGCAGCAAATGGGCCTGGTCAGTCAAGAACCGGCCTTGTTTAACGACACGATAAGGGCAAACATTGCCTATGGAAAAGATGGACAGGCAACAGAATCTGAGATCGTATCTGCCGCACAACTGGCAAACGCTCACAAGTTCATCAGCTCGGCGCTCCAG GGATATGACACAATGGTTGGAGAGCGTGGAGCTCAGCTGTCAGGAGGGCAGAAGCAGCGCGTGGCCATCGCCCGTGCGATCGTGAAGGACCCTCGGATCCTGCTTCTGGACGAAGCGACCAGCGCACTGGATGCCGAGTCCGAGCGGATCGTCCAGGACGCGCTGGACAGGGTGATGGTGAACCGGACAACAGTGGTCGTCGCCCACCGTCTGTCGACGATACAGAATGCGGATCTGATCGCCGTCGTCAGGAACGGGGTTATCATCGAGAAGGGAAAGCACGACGCCTTGGTCAACGTCAAGGATGGCGCGTACGCGTCCCTCGTCGCCCTTCACTCGGCAGCCTCTTCATAG